One genomic window of Bacteroidetes Order II. bacterium includes the following:
- the hslV gene encoding ATP-dependent protease subunit HslV — MTKLKATTVIAIKKDGKVAIGSDGQATFGDTVMKHKVQKVRVLNEGKLLVGFAGGTADAFTLMERFEEKLRERRGNVLRAAVELAKDWRTDRYLRRLEALMAVASPDHLLLISGTGDVIEPDDDIVAIGSGGSYALAAARAMLKHSPQLSAKEIVTEALHIAADICIYTNHEINVQEI, encoded by the coding sequence ATGACCAAATTAAAAGCAACAACCGTTATTGCAATAAAAAAAGACGGCAAAGTAGCGATCGGATCGGATGGACAGGCCACCTTTGGCGATACCGTAATGAAGCATAAAGTACAAAAAGTACGGGTCTTGAACGAAGGGAAATTACTCGTTGGTTTTGCAGGTGGGACGGCAGATGCCTTCACCCTGATGGAGCGATTCGAGGAGAAATTGCGAGAGCGAAGAGGGAATGTATTGCGTGCAGCGGTAGAATTGGCCAAAGATTGGCGAACAGACCGTTACCTACGTCGTTTGGAGGCATTGATGGCGGTGGCCTCGCCGGATCATCTTTTGCTGATTAGCGGCACGGGCGATGTGATAGAACCGGATGACGACATTGTGGCCATTGGCTCCGGTGGTTCCTATGCCCTCGCTGCTGCACGCGCCATGCTCAAACACAGCCCCCAACTATCGGCCAAGGAAATTGTGACCGAAGCCCTGCACATTGCCGCCGACATTTGTATTTACACCAACCACGAGATCAACGTCCAAGAAATCTGA
- the ispE gene encoding 4-(cytidine 5'-diphospho)-2-C-methyl-D-erythritol kinase has translation MKKQAPAKINLGLHVLHKRNDGFHAIETVFLALKWVDELTFSPSDTLSLVCSDARLSTDHTNLCMKAALALQERFQVDRGCRMHLQKNIPFGAGLGGGSSDAATVLRQLAESWRLPVSMTELSEIAASLGSDVPFFLHEQPMFATGRGEILAPLLNADQTPYTFPFHLVVAMPQVAVPTPLAYQLITPNNHLRPDLREVVCTNDPKYWRKALVNDFQIPILAHFPAISHVATLFEETNAVYTSLSGSGAAFFGVFERAEEAHSATKLFQDHHIKVWTDAP, from the coding sequence ATGAAAAAACAAGCCCCCGCCAAAATCAATCTCGGACTTCATGTCCTCCATAAACGAAACGATGGATTTCACGCAATAGAGACCGTATTTCTGGCCCTTAAATGGGTGGATGAACTTACTTTTTCACCCAGCGACACCCTTTCTTTGGTTTGTTCGGATGCTCGCCTTTCTACGGATCACACCAATTTATGTATGAAGGCAGCCCTTGCCTTGCAAGAACGATTCCAGGTTGATCGGGGCTGCCGGATGCACTTACAAAAGAACATCCCTTTTGGTGCAGGCTTGGGTGGCGGCTCTAGCGATGCGGCTACGGTACTCCGGCAACTTGCAGAAAGTTGGCGTTTGCCTGTGTCCATGACGGAATTATCCGAAATAGCCGCTTCATTAGGTTCTGATGTTCCGTTTTTTCTCCATGAGCAACCCATGTTTGCAACTGGTCGCGGAGAAATCTTGGCTCCCTTATTGAATGCAGACCAAACGCCCTATACCTTTCCATTTCATTTGGTGGTGGCCATGCCGCAAGTGGCTGTTCCGACCCCATTGGCCTACCAGTTGATAACGCCCAACAACCACCTCCGTCCCGATTTGCGCGAGGTCGTATGCACGAACGACCCGAAATACTGGCGGAAAGCATTGGTGAACGATTTCCAAATCCCCATTTTGGCGCATTTTCCAGCAATCAGCCACGTGGCAACCCTTTTTGAAGAAACCAATGCTGTTTATACTTCGCTTTCTGGCTCAGGAGCGGCGTTTTTTGGCGTTTTTGAACGTGCAGAAGAGGCGCATTCAGCAACCAAACTTTTTCAGGATCATCATATAAAGGTATGGACCGATGCACCATAA
- a CDS encoding VOC family protein, producing the protein MAKPDLVGLVVQDMAQALKFYRLIGLEIPPEMDTEDHVEFRTEGGFRLAWDTVDLVRQFHPHWKPADGHRMGLAFLCEDPEEVDRLYNRLTEAGYVGVKRPWAAFWGQRYAVVQDADGNLVDLFAWMNVPEP; encoded by the coding sequence ATGGCAAAACCAGATTTAGTGGGGCTGGTGGTGCAAGATATGGCCCAAGCCCTGAAGTTTTATCGTCTGATCGGGCTGGAAATTCCGCCGGAAATGGATACTGAAGACCACGTGGAATTCCGTACCGAAGGTGGATTTCGGCTTGCATGGGATACCGTGGACTTGGTGAGGCAATTTCATCCTCATTGGAAGCCCGCTGACGGGCATCGGATGGGTTTGGCCTTTCTTTGTGAAGACCCCGAAGAGGTGGATCGCTTATATAATCGCCTTACAGAGGCTGGATACGTAGGCGTAAAGCGTCCTTGGGCCGCTTTCTGGGGTCAACGGTATGCAGTGGTGCAAGATGCCGACGGTAACTTGGTAGATTTATTTGCATGGATGAACGTTCCGGAGCCTTGA
- the dacB gene encoding D-alanyl-D-alanine carboxypeptidase/D-alanyl-D-alanine-endopeptidase yields MKLYRLSLSIFLVLSIAFFQEARAQEEPDSTEVDIPEPPETKSPKSLGEQISDYLSRYNAGAIWGIKVMDLTNGEVLYERNPERPLTPASNMKLYTTAAALDLLGADFRYETDLYYKGKIEGETLRGDLYIRGSGDPSLGGLFDDEQNDLLRVFHEWSEALKRMGIRNVEGNVIGDDDVFDDFARGEEWESRDFNNCYAAEVSGLSFTENCVEFTVEGNRPGQKATVTLRPGNTEYVQLVNKTSTTSGRGVSGGVGRPYHTNNMTFTVKVGSGRSYTNTMPITNPTLFTAQVFKETLQNSGIQIWGRAVDVDSLAEKPLYRGYEMRRVGTAVSPPMSEIAAVINKRSHNMYAEHVLKTLGTTTSWDGVPRPGSAVRGGRAIRDFLRKIGTRTDDIILTDGSGLSRGNKITAAATVRLLEYMYHHPNTQTRQAFYNSLSVAGVDGTLRKRMKEYPTIGNVRAKTGYINGVRSLSGYVTTVMGTPIAFSLIANQYNTSTGYVTRVQDSIVKLIARYQH; encoded by the coding sequence ATGAAGTTGTATCGTTTGTCGTTGTCCATCTTTTTGGTTCTGAGTATCGCCTTTTTTCAGGAAGCCCGTGCACAGGAGGAGCCGGATTCTACGGAAGTGGACATTCCAGAACCGCCCGAAACCAAGTCCCCTAAATCGCTGGGAGAACAAATTTCAGATTATCTTTCCCGCTATAATGCGGGTGCCATCTGGGGTATTAAAGTCATGGACCTGACGAATGGGGAGGTGCTGTATGAACGGAATCCCGAAAGACCCTTAACCCCAGCGTCTAACATGAAACTTTATACAACTGCGGCGGCCTTGGATTTACTTGGGGCGGACTTTCGCTACGAGACCGATCTCTACTATAAAGGTAAAATTGAAGGCGAAACACTACGGGGCGACTTATACATCCGAGGATCGGGTGACCCAAGTTTGGGTGGCTTATTTGATGACGAACAGAACGACTTGTTACGGGTCTTCCATGAATGGTCGGAGGCGCTGAAAAGAATGGGCATCCGGAATGTTGAGGGCAATGTGATTGGCGATGACGACGTCTTTGATGATTTTGCGCGTGGGGAAGAATGGGAATCGCGGGATTTTAACAATTGTTATGCCGCCGAAGTAAGCGGATTGTCCTTTACCGAGAACTGTGTGGAATTTACGGTCGAGGGTAATCGCCCCGGACAAAAAGCAACGGTAACACTACGTCCCGGAAATACGGAATATGTACAATTGGTGAACAAGACTTCCACTACTTCCGGTCGCGGGGTCAGTGGAGGTGTGGGGAGGCCCTACCATACCAATAATATGACGTTTACCGTAAAAGTGGGTTCTGGACGTTCTTATACCAACACCATGCCCATAACAAATCCGACGCTTTTTACGGCACAGGTATTTAAAGAAACCTTGCAAAATAGCGGTATTCAAATTTGGGGTCGTGCGGTGGATGTGGATAGTCTTGCGGAAAAACCTTTGTATCGTGGCTATGAAATGCGACGGGTGGGCACTGCTGTTTCGCCGCCGATGTCCGAAATTGCTGCCGTAATCAATAAACGAAGCCACAATATGTATGCCGAGCATGTACTCAAAACCCTCGGAACGACCACTTCGTGGGATGGCGTACCCCGGCCTGGTTCTGCCGTGCGCGGAGGACGCGCTATTCGGGATTTTCTGCGGAAAATTGGCACGCGGACGGATGACATTATCCTGACGGATGGATCGGGCCTCTCGCGGGGGAATAAAATTACCGCTGCTGCTACGGTTCGGTTATTGGAGTATATGTACCATCATCCCAATACCCAGACCAGACAGGCATTTTATAACTCTTTATCGGTTGCTGGGGTGGATGGAACCCTCAGAAAGCGCATGAAAGAATACCCAACCATCGGGAATGTCCGGGCGAAAACCGGATACATCAATGGGGTTCGGTCCTTGAGTGGGTATGTGACAACGGTGATGGGAACCCCTATTGCGTTCTCGCTCATTGCCAACCAATACAATACTTCTACGGGATATGTGACCCGCGTACAAGACAGTATTGTTAAGTTGATTGCCCGGTATCAGCATTAA
- a CDS encoding RidA family protein: protein MGLSACSVPPDAVRRIIATDQAPKAIGPYSQAVKVGDSVWLAGQLGLTPDGQLISGGIEAETKQAMENIAAVLRAAGMNFSQVVQVNVFLADLSEFQKFNTVYGSYFPSDPPARSTVQVSALPRNARVQIAVTAVIHTVRK from the coding sequence ATGGGCTTATCCGCATGTTCCGTCCCTCCGGATGCTGTCCGAAGAATCATCGCCACCGACCAAGCGCCCAAAGCCATTGGCCCATATAGCCAAGCCGTAAAAGTGGGAGACTCGGTGTGGCTTGCCGGACAATTGGGATTAACACCCGATGGACAGTTGATTTCCGGTGGCATAGAGGCCGAGACCAAACAAGCGATGGAGAACATCGCGGCGGTCTTGCGTGCTGCGGGTATGAACTTCTCGCAGGTGGTGCAGGTGAATGTGTTCTTGGCGGACTTATCCGAGTTCCAAAAATTCAATACGGTCTATGGAAGTTATTTTCCATCCGATCCGCCTGCCCGCTCAACCGTACAAGTGTCTGCATTGCCCCGAAATGCACGGGTACAAATTGCCGTAACGGCGGTTATTCACACCGTTAGAAAATAA
- the hslU gene encoding ATP-dependent protease ATPase subunit HslU — protein MSTSLTPREIVAELDKYIIGQQEAKKSVAIALRNRWRRLNAAPEIRDEIMPNNIIMIGPTGVGKTEIARRLAKLAHAPFLKVEATKFTEVGYVGRDVDSIIRELTDLAVNMVKAEQKAKVRVRATEMAHERILDILLPAPSAAKESGRSLLPAGFNLFGAEQRQPGGAEEPKSEHKHEEELYGRTREKFKKKLEEGEMDDREVEIEVAANGSSMMQVFSPMGMEEFGMNLQEMLGQGNRKRKKRRMPIREARQFLIDEEAQKLIDMDAVLAEAIEKVEQSGIVFLDEVDKIAARANKGGGADVSREGVQRDLLPIVEGSSVTTKHGVVKTDHILFIASGAFHVSKPSDLIPELQGRFPIRVELHSLTEEDFYQILKQPKNALLKQYEALLATENMKITFTEEAIREIARIATQVNEEVENIGARRLHTILTTLLEDTLFDVPDAMPEDHILVDAERVRLRLEGISQDKDLSQFIL, from the coding sequence ATGAGTACCTCTTTAACCCCCCGCGAGATTGTTGCGGAGTTAGATAAATATATTATTGGCCAGCAAGAGGCCAAAAAAAGCGTGGCCATTGCTTTGCGGAACCGTTGGCGGAGGCTTAATGCCGCTCCCGAAATCCGTGACGAGATCATGCCCAACAATATCATTATGATTGGACCAACAGGGGTGGGAAAAACCGAGATCGCCCGAAGATTAGCGAAATTGGCCCATGCCCCGTTTCTGAAGGTGGAAGCAACCAAATTTACCGAAGTAGGTTATGTGGGACGGGATGTGGACAGCATCATCCGCGAGTTGACGGACCTTGCCGTGAATATGGTAAAAGCCGAGCAGAAGGCGAAGGTGCGTGTTCGGGCCACCGAAATGGCGCATGAACGAATTTTGGATATCTTGTTGCCCGCGCCTTCTGCTGCAAAAGAGAGTGGCCGTAGTTTATTACCTGCCGGATTTAACCTCTTTGGGGCGGAACAACGGCAACCGGGTGGAGCCGAGGAGCCAAAATCGGAGCATAAGCACGAAGAAGAACTTTATGGCCGCACCCGCGAGAAGTTTAAGAAGAAGTTGGAAGAGGGCGAAATGGATGATCGCGAGGTGGAAATTGAGGTGGCGGCCAATGGCAGCTCGATGATGCAGGTGTTTTCGCCGATGGGTATGGAGGAATTTGGCATGAACTTGCAAGAAATGCTGGGGCAAGGAAATCGTAAACGCAAAAAACGCCGGATGCCGATTCGGGAAGCCCGACAATTTCTGATAGACGAGGAAGCCCAAAAACTCATAGATATGGATGCCGTCCTTGCTGAAGCCATCGAGAAAGTGGAGCAATCTGGTATTGTATTCTTGGACGAGGTGGATAAAATTGCGGCCCGTGCAAACAAAGGCGGCGGAGCAGACGTTTCCCGCGAGGGCGTTCAACGAGACCTCTTGCCGATTGTGGAGGGTTCTTCCGTAACCACCAAACATGGCGTGGTGAAAACCGATCATATCTTGTTTATTGCAAGCGGGGCTTTTCATGTCTCGAAACCTAGCGACCTGATTCCGGAGTTGCAAGGGCGTTTCCCCATTCGTGTTGAACTGCACAGCCTAACCGAGGAAGATTTTTATCAAATCCTGAAGCAACCGAAGAATGCCCTGCTAAAGCAATACGAAGCGCTTTTGGCAACCGAAAACATGAAGATCACCTTCACGGAGGAGGCCATTCGCGAAATTGCCCGTATTGCAACACAGGTAAACGAGGAAGTGGAAAATATTGGCGCACGCCGTTTGCATACAATCCTGACTACGTTGCTCGAAGACACGCTGTTCGATGTCCCCGATGCCATGCCGGAAGACCATATCTTGGTGGATGCGGAGCGGGTACGCCTGCGCTTAGAAGGGATTTCCCAAGATAAAGACCTCAGTCAGTTTATTCTCTAA
- a CDS encoding glycosyl hydrolase → MALWLIGLIALPSIVESQVVPTSESARLGAFNTRKMAKAQSWVAGLPLRNIGPTIMSGRVTDLDVNPSDPTQYYVAYASGSVFFTHNNGATFTPIFDQEASPTIGDLAVDWGRNTIWVGTGESNSSRSSYAGTGVYKSADGGKSWQHLGLAETHHIGRMVLHPTNPNIAWVAAIGHLYSSNPERGVFKTTDGGKTWKKTLFIDENTGVIDLVVDPANPNVLYAAAWYRTRRAWNFEEAGETSGIYKSTNGGDSWTLVSTKNAGFPTGKGIGRIGLSISGNSLYAFLDNQFTKPKSAQKSEIGLSKDDLRTMSKETFLALKKEDLKQYLENFGFPREYTPESVTEMVRRDEVKPIALVEYLEDANQQLFDTDVIGAELYRSTDGGKSWKKTHDGYLDQVYYTYGYYFGTVWAHPKNPEKVFVAGVPILRSDDGGKTFQNINGDNVHADHHALWINPNRPGHLINGNDGGVNISYDDGASWFKINTPSVGQFYTVTFDMAEPYNVYGGLQDNGVWVGPSTYQQSPFEWTDDGRYPYQRLGGGDGMQVQVDFRDNNTVYFGSQFGFYSRMNRATRQSRPVRPRHKLGERPLRFNWQTPIHLSRHNQDILYFGANRLYRSMDKGDTFTAISGDLTLGGKPGDVPFGTLATIDESPLQFGLLYTGSDDGLVHVSKDGGISWQRISDNLPANLWVSRVKASRFDKATVYVTLNGYRWDHFDAYVYVSKDYGQNWTRIGKDLPHEPVNAIVEDITNPKLLFVGTDLGVYASLDGGMSFHQLDNGFPHTPVHDLAIHPKAGDLIVGTHGRSIYIANLSQLRQLDEATLAKDLHLFTPEKVTFNERWGTKGATWRDAFEPKTTLYVFAKTAGNATIVVKDKSGKTLKTFTHSLRMGLNEVSYNLSAQPGSLGNQKPGENGVLYLTEGDYTFSVAVGKANTETTLKVVKPEPRR, encoded by the coding sequence ATGGCGTTGTGGCTAATCGGGCTGATTGCCTTGCCCTCCATTGTCGAAAGCCAAGTAGTCCCTACCTCCGAAAGCGCCCGATTGGGCGCATTTAACACCCGAAAGATGGCCAAAGCCCAGTCTTGGGTGGCCGGTTTGCCTTTAAGGAATATTGGACCTACCATTATGAGTGGCCGCGTGACCGACCTCGATGTTAACCCATCGGACCCTACCCAATATTATGTGGCGTATGCGTCTGGTTCTGTTTTTTTTACCCACAACAATGGCGCTACTTTTACGCCTATTTTTGACCAAGAAGCAAGCCCCACAATCGGGGACCTTGCTGTTGACTGGGGCCGCAATACCATTTGGGTGGGAACAGGCGAAAGCAACTCCAGCCGCTCGTCATATGCCGGAACAGGGGTCTATAAATCAGCCGATGGGGGGAAATCTTGGCAACATCTGGGGCTTGCCGAAACGCACCACATCGGACGAATGGTCTTACACCCAACCAATCCCAATATTGCATGGGTAGCAGCCATTGGCCACCTCTACTCGTCCAATCCCGAACGGGGCGTGTTTAAAACCACCGATGGAGGCAAAACGTGGAAAAAAACCTTATTTATTGACGAAAATACGGGAGTGATAGATTTGGTAGTGGACCCCGCCAACCCCAATGTATTGTATGCGGCTGCGTGGTATCGCACACGCCGTGCATGGAATTTTGAGGAGGCGGGCGAAACCTCTGGCATTTATAAAAGCACCAATGGCGGAGACTCTTGGACGCTGGTTTCCACCAAAAATGCGGGTTTCCCCACCGGAAAAGGGATTGGACGGATTGGCCTGAGCATCTCCGGAAATAGCCTATATGCTTTCTTAGACAACCAATTCACCAAGCCGAAGTCCGCCCAAAAATCAGAAATAGGGCTTTCCAAAGACGACCTTCGGACGATGAGCAAAGAAACCTTTCTGGCGCTCAAAAAAGAGGACTTAAAACAATATCTCGAAAATTTTGGCTTCCCGCGTGAATACACCCCCGAAAGTGTAACCGAAATGGTGCGCCGAGACGAGGTGAAACCCATCGCTTTGGTGGAATATCTAGAGGATGCCAACCAGCAACTATTTGACACCGATGTGATTGGCGCAGAACTGTACCGCTCTACCGATGGCGGGAAATCTTGGAAAAAAACCCATGACGGGTATTTAGATCAGGTGTATTATACCTATGGCTATTATTTCGGAACCGTTTGGGCACATCCAAAAAATCCGGAAAAGGTTTTTGTGGCGGGGGTCCCGATCTTGCGCTCGGATGATGGGGGTAAAACCTTCCAAAACATCAATGGCGACAATGTCCACGCTGATCACCATGCCCTTTGGATAAACCCCAATCGGCCCGGCCATCTCATCAATGGAAACGACGGCGGCGTTAACATTTCCTATGACGACGGTGCTTCGTGGTTTAAAATCAATACCCCATCGGTAGGCCAATTCTACACTGTTACCTTCGATATGGCAGAGCCGTACAATGTCTATGGAGGCTTACAAGACAACGGTGTCTGGGTTGGCCCCAGCACCTACCAACAGTCCCCATTTGAATGGACCGACGATGGGCGTTACCCATACCAACGTTTGGGTGGTGGCGATGGAATGCAGGTACAGGTGGACTTTCGAGACAACAATACGGTGTATTTTGGCTCACAATTTGGGTTTTATTCCCGCATGAACCGCGCCACACGGCAATCACGCCCGGTACGGCCACGCCATAAATTAGGCGAGCGGCCTCTCCGCTTCAACTGGCAAACGCCTATTCATTTATCGCGACACAACCAAGATATTTTGTACTTTGGCGCCAATCGCCTCTACCGCTCGATGGACAAAGGCGACACCTTTACGGCCATCTCTGGCGACCTGACCCTTGGCGGCAAGCCCGGAGATGTTCCCTTTGGCACACTTGCCACCATAGACGAATCCCCATTGCAATTTGGTTTGCTCTACACCGGATCCGACGACGGCTTGGTACATGTTTCTAAAGATGGCGGGATTTCTTGGCAACGCATCTCAGACAATCTACCCGCAAACCTTTGGGTGAGCCGTGTAAAAGCCAGTCGCTTTGACAAAGCCACGGTCTATGTAACCCTGAATGGCTATCGTTGGGACCACTTCGATGCTTATGTCTATGTTTCTAAAGACTATGGACAAAACTGGACCCGCATCGGAAAAGACCTGCCCCACGAACCTGTCAACGCGATTGTTGAAGACATCACAAACCCCAAATTGCTCTTTGTGGGGACAGATTTGGGCGTCTATGCTTCGTTGGATGGAGGCATGAGCTTTCACCAGCTCGACAATGGCTTTCCACATACACCTGTTCATGACTTGGCCATTCATCCAAAGGCAGGAGATCTCATTGTCGGCACACATGGGCGATCCATCTATATAGCCAACCTCTCCCAACTCCGACAATTGGATGAGGCTACATTAGCCAAAGATTTACACCTATTCACACCCGAAAAAGTAACGTTTAATGAAAGATGGGGAACAAAAGGAGCCACATGGCGCGACGCCTTTGAGCCTAAAACAACCTTGTACGTTTTTGCAAAAACTGCTGGGAATGCAACAATTGTGGTAAAAGACAAATCCGGCAAAACCCTCAAAACCTTTACCCACTCCTTAAGAATGGGCCTGAACGAGGTCTCCTACAACCTTTCTGCTCAACCTGGTAGCTTGGGCAACCAAAAACCGGGTGAAAATGGCGTGCTCTACCTAACCGAAGGCGACTATACCTTCTCTGTAGCTGTCGGAAAAGCCAACACCGAGACCACGCTCAAAGTTGTTAAACCCGAACCAAGGCGCTGA
- a CDS encoding aminotransferase class V-fold PLP-dependent enzyme: MKRRAFLNTLGTVGAATAFSPEAFAETLHALSARKGSVGEMAADESYWLEVQQAYTVNRSMVNLNNGGVSPAPNIVQQAMKRYLDVSNESTAYTMWRWLEPQREAVRQQLGRLFQCDPEEVAVVRNASEGLQIAQCGFDLKPGDEILTTTQDYPRMITTYQQRERRDGVKLVQIQLPVPAENDDEVVRRFEQAITPRTKIIHISHMINLTGQVLPVKKVVQMARHRGIPVIVDGAHSFAHFPFKQADLDCDYFATSLHKWLCAPHGTGLMYVKKDKIKDLWPLQAAPASMDENIRKYEEIGTHPAANILAISEAIMFHNGIGPERKAARLVYLREHWMKQLEGSDRVKFHTSRKTGLAYGLANVQILGVDSVALSDYLLHKYNIFTVAIKHPEFEGIRVTPQVYTTIEEIDRFADAMNGVIKNGIPKA; encoded by the coding sequence ATGAAAAGAAGAGCCTTTCTAAACACACTCGGGACGGTAGGCGCCGCCACAGCCTTTTCCCCAGAAGCCTTTGCTGAAACCTTGCACGCGCTCTCTGCCCGCAAGGGATCGGTTGGCGAAATGGCCGCTGATGAATCCTACTGGTTGGAAGTACAGCAGGCTTATACCGTCAATCGCAGCATGGTCAACCTGAACAATGGGGGCGTTTCGCCAGCGCCGAACATTGTACAGCAGGCCATGAAGCGGTATTTAGACGTCTCGAACGAATCAACCGCCTATACCATGTGGCGGTGGTTAGAACCTCAGCGCGAAGCCGTCCGCCAACAGTTAGGACGGTTGTTCCAGTGCGACCCCGAAGAAGTGGCTGTTGTTCGGAATGCTTCCGAGGGGCTGCAAATTGCCCAATGTGGTTTCGACCTAAAACCCGGCGATGAAATCCTAACCACCACCCAAGATTATCCGCGTATGATCACGACGTATCAGCAGCGGGAACGGCGAGATGGCGTAAAATTGGTACAAATTCAACTTCCGGTTCCGGCAGAAAACGACGACGAAGTGGTACGCCGTTTTGAACAAGCCATTACCCCACGCACCAAAATCATTCACATCAGCCATATGATTAACCTTACGGGGCAGGTTCTTCCGGTGAAAAAAGTGGTACAAATGGCGCGTCATCGTGGGATACCCGTTATTGTTGATGGGGCGCATTCTTTTGCCCACTTCCCCTTCAAACAAGCCGATCTGGACTGCGACTACTTTGCAACCAGCCTACATAAATGGCTATGTGCGCCGCATGGAACGGGCTTGATGTATGTTAAAAAAGACAAAATCAAGGACTTGTGGCCACTTCAGGCGGCGCCAGCCTCGATGGACGAGAACATCCGAAAGTACGAGGAAATCGGAACGCATCCCGCCGCCAATATTTTGGCCATCTCCGAAGCGATTATGTTCCACAATGGCATTGGGCCAGAGCGGAAGGCGGCTCGCTTGGTCTATCTGCGGGAGCATTGGATGAAGCAATTGGAAGGATCGGATCGGGTGAAATTCCATACGAGTCGGAAGACGGGCTTGGCTTATGGCTTGGCGAACGTGCAAATTTTGGGGGTGGATTCGGTCGCATTAAGCGATTATTTGCTCCATAAATACAATATTTTTACCGTTGCCATCAAACATCCAGAGTTCGAGGGAATCCGTGTAACGCCACAGGTTTATACGACGATCGAGGAAATAGACCGTTTTGCCGATGCCATGAACGGCGTCATTAAAAACGGTATTCCCAAAGCATAG
- a CDS encoding TIGR00730 family Rossman fold protein, with translation MTDFSLMDKKAIDEWQTKSIQDTWRIFRIMSEFVEGFQTLSSLGPCVTIFGSARLKEDHPYYHKTVEIGQKLVERGFGVITGGGPGLMEAANRGASQGKGVSVGLNITLPHEQFSNPYVDPDKLITFDFFFARKVMFVKYAMGFIAMPGGFGTLDELFESLTLVQTGKARIFPIVLVGKSFWEPLVTWIKSTLKEGGFISPEDLELIHVTDDSEEVVNIITDFYKKHRIKPNF, from the coding sequence ATGACAGACTTTTCCTTAATGGACAAAAAAGCAATTGATGAATGGCAAACCAAGTCCATCCAAGATACATGGCGTATTTTTCGCATCATGAGCGAATTTGTGGAAGGATTTCAGACACTCAGTAGTCTTGGCCCTTGTGTGACTATTTTTGGATCTGCACGTCTAAAAGAAGATCATCCGTATTACCACAAAACCGTGGAAATTGGACAGAAACTGGTGGAACGTGGCTTTGGCGTTATTACGGGAGGCGGCCCAGGGTTGATGGAAGCGGCCAACCGAGGCGCTTCTCAAGGCAAGGGCGTATCGGTTGGGCTGAATATTACCCTGCCGCACGAACAGTTTTCCAATCCCTATGTTGATCCGGATAAACTCATTACCTTCGATTTCTTTTTCGCGCGTAAGGTGATGTTTGTTAAATATGCAATGGGATTTATTGCCATGCCGGGTGGATTTGGGACATTGGACGAGCTTTTTGAATCACTAACCCTCGTTCAAACCGGAAAAGCACGCATCTTTCCAATAGTTCTTGTAGGAAAGTCGTTTTGGGAGCCGTTGGTCACATGGATCAAAAGTACTTTAAAAGAAGGGGGATTCATCTCTCCGGAAGACCTTGAACTGATTCACGTTACCGATGATTCGGAGGAAGTGGTGAACATCATCACCGATTTTTATAAAAAGCACCGAATCAAACCGAACTTCTAA
- a CDS encoding transcriptional regulator has translation MYNLDPLLMDRVRLGIISALAVNEELSFVVLRELLAVTDGNLSVHARKLEDAGYVVIQKQFEGRKPKSSYSLTEMGRKAFEQYLDQMEQMIREVRGG, from the coding sequence ATGTACAATTTAGACCCGCTGCTCATGGATCGTGTTCGACTGGGGATCATCAGTGCTTTGGCGGTGAATGAGGAGTTGTCTTTTGTGGTCTTACGGGAATTGCTGGCGGTGACCGATGGAAACCTGAGTGTACACGCCCGAAAGCTAGAAGATGCGGGCTATGTGGTCATTCAAAAACAATTTGAAGGCCGGAAGCCCAAATCAAGTTATAGCCTAACGGAAATGGGGCGAAAGGCTTTTGAACAGTATTTGGATCAGATGGAGCAGATGATCCGTGAAGTGCGTGGTGGATGA